One Methylocapsa sp. D3K7 DNA window includes the following coding sequences:
- a CDS encoding GNAT family N-acetyltransferase has product MADLTQRAASLEDLRDIWGLLQQVASDIPADLRSEAEQENILTELMACCTSGFSPIAVDKNKAIVGALLVRRDDFEWGFKNSQAVHISYAAIAPGHRDQGVCAALVTEIQERKAPVYASVKSGNQFGFVDELMKLGFMHECTAASGWGDLYKWQPSPSN; this is encoded by the coding sequence GTGGCTGATTTGACACAACGCGCAGCATCGCTGGAGGATTTGCGGGATATCTGGGGCTTACTGCAGCAGGTTGCATCAGATATTCCAGCCGATCTGAGGAGCGAAGCTGAGCAGGAAAATATACTGACCGAACTCATGGCCTGCTGCACATCGGGTTTTTCGCCGATTGCAGTCGATAAAAACAAAGCGATTGTCGGAGCACTGCTCGTGAGGCGGGACGATTTCGAATGGGGTTTTAAGAATAGCCAAGCAGTGCACATCTCTTATGCCGCGATTGCGCCGGGGCACCGTGATCAAGGTGTTTGTGCAGCACTCGTCACGGAAATCCAAGAGCGCAAGGCGCCGGTGTACGCAAGCGTGAAAAGCGGCAATCAGTTCGGGTTCGTCGACGAGCTCATGAAACTTGGCTTTATGCATGAATGCACGGCCGCAAGCGGCTGGGGTGATCTCTATAAGTGGCAGCCTTCGCCTAGCAACTGA
- a CDS encoding DegT/DnrJ/EryC1/StrS family aminotransferase yields MIELAAVQENVDGDGLIAEDADASFIALSDPDITLAELEAVDAVLRSSRLSSGPLSEAFEAAFAAYVGRKYAVAVPSGTIGLLITLASHGIGPGDEVIASPHSFRETAHAISLSGARPVFADIDYWAGTIVPEKVEARISPKTRAIVGCNNNGHPAAWVALRAVAKTHGLILIEDSTEAIGSRYQGALVGSFGDAAIFDFSQPSPLVCGEGGMVITDDVDIAVALRRHRSHRLVERSSVVVTGTPPYQAGMSDLSAALGLAQLKRIDEILERRRYIEHLYYKHVQSFEGIKDPFVAPDVTEINWFLYIVHLGTRFSRSSRDAIIEDLRVEQVEAAAYSSPLHLQRHYFELGYRKGDFLVTEKVADRAVALPFHTHLTEDQIAFLVATMKDASINVGAGAAIY; encoded by the coding sequence ATGATCGAACTGGCGGCCGTTCAAGAGAACGTTGACGGAGATGGCTTGATTGCCGAGGATGCCGACGCTTCTTTCATTGCGCTCTCTGATCCAGACATCACCCTGGCCGAACTTGAAGCCGTTGATGCCGTTTTGCGGTCATCGAGGCTTTCGAGTGGACCCCTTTCCGAGGCTTTCGAGGCGGCCTTCGCAGCCTATGTCGGCCGAAAATATGCGGTTGCGGTACCGAGTGGCACGATCGGGCTTTTGATTACGCTGGCCTCTCATGGGATTGGCCCTGGTGATGAAGTGATCGCCTCACCTCATTCCTTCCGGGAAACGGCGCATGCGATCAGTCTTTCGGGCGCTAGGCCTGTGTTTGCCGACATTGACTATTGGGCTGGCACCATCGTTCCGGAAAAGGTCGAAGCGCGGATCAGCCCAAAGACGCGCGCTATCGTCGGCTGCAACAACAACGGGCACCCGGCTGCTTGGGTTGCGTTGCGTGCCGTCGCTAAGACACATGGCTTGATTCTCATCGAGGATTCCACTGAGGCGATCGGCTCCAGATATCAAGGTGCACTGGTTGGATCCTTTGGCGACGCCGCCATTTTCGATTTCTCGCAACCCTCCCCGCTTGTTTGTGGCGAAGGAGGTATGGTTATCACGGATGACGTGGATATCGCCGTTGCATTGCGGCGGCATCGCTCTCACAGGCTGGTTGAGCGGTCTTCGGTAGTCGTCACCGGGACACCCCCCTACCAGGCTGGAATGAGCGATCTTTCGGCCGCGCTCGGCTTAGCCCAGTTGAAGCGGATCGATGAGATCCTCGAACGGCGGCGGTATATCGAGCATCTTTATTATAAGCACGTCCAATCTTTCGAGGGGATCAAGGATCCCTTCGTCGCCCCTGATGTGACGGAGATAAATTGGTTTCTCTATATCGTGCATTTGGGAACGAGATTTTCGCGATCGAGCCGTGATGCGATCATCGAGGATTTGCGTGTTGAGCAGGTCGAGGCTGCGGCTTACAGCAGTCCATTGCATTTGCAGCGGCATTACTTCGAGTTGGGCTACCGAAAAGGTGATTTCCTTGTGACGGAAAAAGTCGCGGATCGCGCCGTGGCGCTGCCATTTCATACCCATCTCACGGAAGACCAGATTGCGTTCCTCGTCGCAACCATGAAGGACGCCTCGATCAACGTTGGGGCGGGCGCAGCAATTTACTAG
- a CDS encoding glutathione S-transferase N-terminal domain-containing protein, with amino-acid sequence MKFYMTPGSCSTAIHIILEELEEVFEVYIVNLPAGDHFKPDYVAINPKSTIPALVRKDGSTLTEVPAIAYWLARTHGCAKLWPEIPEDEARALETMAYVVDTIHGQGFTRIFATNTFARNPDDHQAVRQLGLDIIEKGFTILNNAIADKSYVVGDFSIADPIIFYVSFWADKTKIPMPDNLAAHYRRMLARPAVQRVLQEEGYNLATLGVAERQL; translated from the coding sequence ATGAAATTTTACATGACCCCTGGCTCTTGTTCGACCGCTATTCACATCATCCTTGAAGAGCTTGAGGAGGTATTCGAGGTCTATATCGTGAACTTGCCAGCAGGTGACCATTTCAAGCCTGACTATGTCGCGATTAATCCTAAATCCACGATCCCCGCGCTCGTTCGCAAGGATGGCAGCACTCTTACCGAAGTGCCAGCCATTGCCTATTGGCTTGCGCGGACCCACGGCTGCGCCAAATTATGGCCGGAGATACCGGAGGACGAAGCGCGGGCTCTCGAAACCATGGCGTATGTCGTCGATACTATTCATGGCCAGGGCTTTACCCGTATCTTTGCGACAAACACATTCGCCCGCAATCCAGACGACCATCAAGCTGTACGTCAGCTCGGCCTTGATATTATTGAAAAGGGCTTCACAATCTTAAATAACGCGATCGCTGACAAATCCTACGTGGTTGGAGATTTTTCAATCGCCGACCCCATTATCTTTTATGTCTCGTTCTGGGCCGATAAGACAAAGATTCCGATGCCGGATAACCTTGCTGCCCATTACCGCCGGATGCTGGCTCGGCCAGCGGTCCAGCGCGTGCTTCAGGAGGAAGGTTACAATCTTGCCACCCTCGGCGTTGCAGAGCGGCAGCTGTAA
- a CDS encoding group II truncated hemoglobin: MTNVDVETSMFERIGGAVTIDRLVEIFYEKMDALPEAQEIRAMHQADLSSTKTLLKRYLCEWMGGPKLYSAEKGHPRLRQRHLGFRIGERERDAWLVCMSGALEETVTDMKARQEIYGLLAKLADWMRNQAANPHDAGGSRP; the protein is encoded by the coding sequence ATGACAAATGTCGATGTAGAGACCTCGATGTTCGAAAGGATCGGGGGCGCGGTGACCATCGACCGGTTGGTCGAGATCTTCTATGAAAAGATGGATGCGTTGCCTGAAGCGCAAGAAATCCGTGCCATGCACCAGGCGGATCTCAGCTCAACTAAAACCCTACTTAAGCGCTACCTTTGCGAATGGATGGGTGGCCCAAAGCTCTATTCCGCAGAGAAAGGTCATCCGCGCTTGCGCCAGCGGCATCTGGGCTTCAGGATCGGTGAGCGGGAACGTGATGCGTGGCTGGTGTGCATGAGCGGCGCGCTTGAAGAAACCGTCACGGATATGAAGGCTCGTCAAGAAATCTATGGATTGTTGGCAAAGCTCGCGGACTGGATGAGAAATCAAGCGGCCAATCCGCACGACGCGGGCGGCTCGCGCCCATGA
- a CDS encoding Rieske 2Fe-2S domain-containing protein, translated as MSPNNIEVYAICAVSNIEPGGAKAFSLSRIAGAGENRPFPIVIVRKNAKDFFGYVNACPHEGIWLNIGSGTFFDTDKKSLRCSRHGARFETETGICTDGPCQGASLEPLALAVIQGDVCLCGVALVEDDGIPDPFAEELDDTMEIMIHPD; from the coding sequence ATGTCACCCAACAACATCGAGGTCTATGCCATTTGTGCCGTTAGCAATATCGAGCCAGGGGGCGCCAAAGCCTTTAGCCTTTCGCGGATCGCCGGGGCGGGAGAAAACAGACCTTTCCCGATCGTGATCGTGCGTAAAAACGCGAAGGATTTTTTTGGCTACGTCAATGCGTGTCCGCATGAGGGAATTTGGCTCAATATCGGGTCTGGGACGTTTTTCGATACAGATAAAAAATCACTCAGATGCAGCCGGCATGGAGCTAGGTTTGAAACCGAGACGGGGATTTGCACCGATGGACCGTGCCAAGGGGCCAGCCTTGAACCTCTTGCGCTCGCAGTCATTCAAGGTGATGTCTGTCTTTGCGGCGTAGCGCTCGTCGAGGACGATGGAATTCCAGATCCGTTCGCGGAAGAACTCGATGATACGATGGAGATTATGATCCATCCAGACTAA
- a CDS encoding iron-sulfur cluster assembly accessory protein yields MDLNITPAAEKFIRLMLRADGTSGSGFRLVVSPGGCSGLAADISVLPTPAPGDAIVERNGVKLFLPVESRILLDGVTIDFAETASQTGLIFHDPKATSCGQGGGKSAQ; encoded by the coding sequence GCGGAAAAATTCATTCGTCTCATGCTGCGTGCTGATGGGACTTCTGGGAGTGGTTTTAGGCTGGTTGTGAGCCCTGGTGGCTGTTCAGGCCTTGCGGCTGACATCAGCGTTTTGCCCACGCCTGCCCCCGGCGATGCGATCGTTGAGCGCAATGGCGTAAAGCTATTTCTTCCTGTGGAAAGCCGCATTCTGCTTGACGGAGTGACAATCGATTTCGCCGAAACAGCATCTCAAACAGGGCTCATCTTTCACGACCCCAAAGCAACATCCTGTGGTCAGGGCGGCGGAAAGTCCGCGCAATAA
- a CDS encoding 4Fe4S-binding leucine-rich repeat protein, whose amino-acid sequence MMDDIDEARDWQGNEVDCTTCKHQPSLATGLCRLKHACVNDRYARRIDRFFNWNPQLADAYVKHPHFEVRAIAAKHASLFLLPPLLDDAEETVRWNAARRLPKRYSLRLRTDPHREVRIRIVPLLDDAELVSMMRDIDYYVRLVIARRVAPLLLARMIGDEEAEVRRVVARRIQHEWLLQMADDPDAAVRLEVAQRLAPHLLARLKNDPDWRVRYEVASRIPVSRLDEMLEDTDSLVREMVQSRLLGESELRRDRLV is encoded by the coding sequence ATGATGGATGACATTGATGAAGCACGGGATTGGCAGGGTAACGAGGTCGATTGTACCACCTGCAAGCACCAGCCCTCGCTTGCAACGGGGCTTTGCCGATTAAAACATGCCTGCGTCAACGACCGGTATGCGCGGCGCATTGATCGTTTCTTTAATTGGAACCCGCAACTTGCGGACGCCTATGTCAAGCATCCCCATTTCGAGGTGCGGGCTATTGCGGCAAAGCATGCCAGCCTCTTTCTGCTGCCGCCACTCCTTGACGATGCCGAGGAGACAGTACGGTGGAATGCGGCGCGGCGCTTACCAAAACGCTACAGCCTGCGGCTGCGGACGGATCCCCATCGTGAGGTAAGAATCCGTATCGTACCCCTCCTAGATGATGCTGAACTCGTTTCAATGATGAGGGACATTGATTATTACGTGCGCCTCGTCATCGCGCGCCGTGTGGCCCCATTGCTTTTGGCTCGGATGATCGGTGACGAGGAAGCCGAAGTCAGACGCGTGGTCGCGCGCCGCATTCAACATGAATGGCTTCTTCAAATGGCCGATGACCCTGATGCAGCGGTCAGATTGGAAGTCGCGCAACGTCTTGCACCGCACCTTCTTGCGCGCTTGAAAAATGATCCGGACTGGCGGGTGCGGTATGAAGTGGCAAGCCGCATCCCCGTTTCCAGGCTCGATGAGATGCTGGAAGACACGGATAGCCTTGTCCGGGAAATGGTGCAGTCACGGTTGTTGGGAGAATCTGAGCTGCGAAGGGATAGGCTAGTATGA
- a CDS encoding 2Fe-2S iron-sulfur cluster-binding protein, with translation MPMITIMPSGKTTEALEGTTLLAAILAAEEDLNHKCEGNASCGTCHIFVHEGRKGLSKIAREENEKLDSIIGVGSKSRLACQAKVLGTENIKVELLGFGSGF, from the coding sequence ATGCCGATGATTACGATTATGCCGTCTGGTAAGACGACAGAAGCGCTGGAAGGAACGACGCTTCTTGCTGCGATTCTAGCAGCTGAAGAGGACCTGAACCATAAGTGCGAGGGAAATGCGTCCTGTGGTACCTGCCATATCTTCGTTCACGAAGGGCGCAAGGGATTGTCGAAAATTGCCCGCGAGGAAAATGAAAAACTCGATTCCATTATCGGCGTCGGCTCGAAATCGCGCCTCGCTTGTCAGGCTAAAGTACTAGGCACGGAAAATATCAAGGTCGAGCTGTTAGGTTTTGGCTCGGGTTTTTAG
- a CDS encoding nitrogen fixation protein NifZ, with protein MIEPRFPIYQWGQRVRALNDLHNDGSYPDVPTEALLVKSGDGGEIVQVGTHTDSNTPIYLVEFGERLVVGCLEEEIAPL; from the coding sequence GTGATCGAGCCGAGGTTTCCGATTTACCAGTGGGGTCAGCGTGTGCGGGCCTTGAATGATCTTCACAACGATGGCTCTTATCCAGATGTTCCCACAGAGGCGCTGCTGGTGAAGAGTGGTGATGGAGGCGAAATTGTCCAAGTTGGGACACATACGGACTCAAACACGCCAATTTATCTCGTTGAATTTGGCGAACGCCTCGTTGTCGGTTGCCTGGAAGAAGAAATCGCCCCGCTCTAG
- a CDS encoding DUF3024 domain-containing protein gives MVTAEVQTKISLGRFPHPNDLDRKRIERALKARKRYRYVVPSVRAVMGGYLIESPCCSRNVDADGGIIDVALLQYDGDLGSWQLYQKDHGSERWDLHSTHARLPELLDLLNIDPERTFWQ, from the coding sequence ATGGTAACGGCCGAAGTTCAAACAAAGATAAGCTTGGGGCGCTTTCCGCATCCGAACGATCTTGATCGGAAGCGTATCGAGCGCGCACTCAAGGCGCGCAAGCGATACCGGTATGTTGTGCCGAGCGTGCGGGCAGTCATGGGCGGCTATCTCATTGAGAGCCCATGCTGCTCGCGTAATGTCGATGCCGATGGCGGCATTATCGATGTCGCTTTGCTTCAATATGATGGTGATCTCGGTTCATGGCAGCTCTATCAGAAAGATCACGGAAGTGAACGATGGGATCTTCATAGCACGCATGCCCGGTTGCCTGAGCTCTTGGATTTGCTGAACATCGATCCGGAACGCACATTCTGGCAATGA
- a CDS encoding sulfurtransferase TusA family protein has translation MTTKLTSAPLDLRGLQCPLPALLTRKVLRKFAPGELLVVECTDPLSVIDIPHLVRETGDTLERQDATEGLYIFHIRRKMP, from the coding sequence ATGACCACCAAATTGACGTCGGCCCCTCTTGATCTGCGCGGATTGCAATGCCCTTTGCCTGCGTTGCTGACGCGCAAAGTGCTCCGTAAGTTCGCGCCCGGCGAACTTCTCGTCGTCGAATGCACGGATCCACTCTCTGTTATCGATATTCCGCATCTCGTGCGCGAGACGGGCGACACGCTGGAGCGTCAGGACGCGACGGAGGGCCTCTATATTTTTCATATCCGGCGGAAAATGCCGTGA
- a CDS encoding aldehyde dehydrogenase, with protein sequence MTVVDDRNQDDMSRKAGCYLYVDTRLWLDNDVVHRHDGPAVIFPDGVERWYIRGKEITRDVKTYFFQNKWRVESGLDTPEKRILFLSHFVK encoded by the coding sequence ATGACCGTCGTGGACGATCGCAATCAGGACGATATGTCGCGCAAAGCAGGCTGCTATCTTTATGTCGATACACGGCTTTGGCTCGACAATGATGTGGTCCATCGACATGATGGACCGGCTGTCATTTTTCCAGATGGCGTCGAACGCTGGTATATACGCGGAAAAGAAATAACCCGCGACGTGAAAACCTACTTCTTCCAGAATAAATGGCGCGTGGAAAGCGGACTCGATACGCCGGAAAAGCGCATTCTATTTTTATCGCACTTTGTAAAATAG
- a CDS encoding dienelactone hydrolase family protein, with protein MIELTAADGHKFPAYRADPPDTPKGAVVVLQEVLGADPQIRKIADGFAAKGYVAIAPALIERGVVAVEPCNDELPIAEGSGFAEKVGTDGPLADIQAAIDAVKDVGKVAIVGYSGGGYLAYLSGNRVTGLACAIGYYGAGIVDAYQEKRKIPTLIHFGDNDPRTLPEDVIQFRAKRPDVSVYTYPAGHGFDCEEGNSYDKLAASKALDRTLFWISQYVEGQAPIALKNAGAYAQAKTEKKKKKTSDDQGPPMD; from the coding sequence ATGATCGAGCTTACTGCAGCGGACGGGCATAAATTTCCCGCCTACCGTGCCGACCCTCCAGACACGCCAAAGGGCGCTGTCGTGGTCTTACAAGAGGTTCTTGGTGCTGATCCGCAAATCCGAAAGATCGCGGACGGTTTCGCGGCGAAAGGCTATGTCGCGATCGCTCCAGCCCTTATTGAGCGGGGAGTTGTCGCCGTCGAACCTTGCAATGATGAGCTGCCAATCGCTGAGGGATCCGGTTTCGCCGAGAAAGTCGGTACGGATGGACCTCTTGCCGATATTCAAGCAGCGATCGATGCGGTGAAGGACGTCGGCAAGGTCGCGATTGTCGGCTATTCCGGAGGCGGCTATCTGGCCTATCTTTCCGGCAACCGGGTAACCGGGCTTGCTTGTGCCATAGGCTACTATGGTGCTGGAATCGTTGATGCTTACCAAGAAAAGCGCAAGATTCCGACGCTGATCCATTTTGGCGACAATGATCCGCGAACCCTACCTGAAGACGTGATTCAGTTTCGCGCGAAGCGGCCGGATGTGAGCGTTTATACTTATCCAGCGGGGCATGGCTTCGACTGCGAAGAAGGGAATAGTTATGACAAGCTGGCCGCCTCGAAGGCCCTTGACCGGACTTTGTTCTGGATCTCGCAATATGTCGAAGGCCAGGCACCGATCGCCCTGAAGAATGCCGGCGCCTATGCCCAGGCAAAGACCGAAAAGAAAAAGAAAAAAACCTCTGACGACCAAGGGCCGCCGATGGATTGA
- a CDS encoding redoxin domain-containing protein, translated as MPRLLPPFISLALALAALSLAVMPSLAEALHIGQPAPDFTGTDSNGETLHLSDLNGKPVVLEWTNNGCPYVKKWYSSGAMQKLQREAATLGVVWLTIASSAPGEQGFVDAAQANEDTATRDAARARVLLDPLGKIGHLYGAETTPHIFVIKQDGKLAYMGGADSIASTRIEDIAKAEPYAHEAIEAVATGKPVPHPVTRPYGCSVKYSS; from the coding sequence ATGCCCCGATTACTCCCGCCTTTCATAAGTTTGGCCTTGGCTCTCGCTGCGTTGAGCCTTGCCGTCATGCCGAGCCTCGCGGAAGCGCTGCATATTGGCCAGCCAGCGCCGGATTTTACCGGCACGGATAGCAATGGAGAAACGCTTCACCTGAGCGATCTGAACGGAAAGCCGGTCGTGCTCGAATGGACCAATAACGGCTGCCCTTATGTCAAAAAATGGTATTCGAGCGGCGCAATGCAAAAATTGCAACGCGAAGCCGCCACTTTGGGCGTTGTGTGGCTGACCATAGCGAGTTCGGCACCAGGCGAGCAAGGATTTGTCGATGCCGCCCAGGCTAACGAAGACACAGCAACCCGCGACGCAGCGCGGGCCCGCGTGCTGCTGGATCCACTAGGTAAGATCGGCCATCTTTATGGTGCCGAGACAACGCCGCATATTTTCGTAATCAAGCAGGACGGCAAGCTCGCCTATATGGGCGGCGCAGACAGCATTGCGTCGACCCGCATTGAGGACATCGCAAAGGCCGAACCCTATGCGCATGAGGCGATTGAAGCCGTGGCGACTGGCAAGCCCGTTCCTCATCCGGTCACGCGCCCCTACGGGTGCTCGGTCAAATATTCGAGCTGA
- a CDS encoding thioredoxin family protein: MAFLLMLIGLNLSGVFEIGGSFLGTGSGLTYRGGTLGSFFTGFLPVLVATPCTAPFMGAAIAAAFMTSSAATFAVLLALGFGLATPYVLLALIPGLVHLLPKPGAWMAILKQALAFPMYASTAWLVWVISQQTGPDGVMAAAMGLVLIGLAAWAIGVTQNQQRRVRAFGRASAGLAVIIAFAFLNDIGITPPSLVATAGDAQPYSPASLATLREEGRPVFVNLTAAWCVTCKINEQIALASDAVQEAFATRHIAYLKGDWTRADPAISALLHQHGRDGVPLYLFYPSNRREPIVLPQLLTAGIVLDELDRAGS; this comes from the coding sequence ATGGCTTTCCTGCTTATGCTCATCGGCCTCAATCTTTCGGGCGTTTTTGAGATCGGCGGAAGCTTCTTGGGTACGGGTAGTGGGCTTACTTATCGTGGTGGTACACTAGGCAGTTTTTTCACAGGTTTTCTCCCAGTGCTCGTCGCGACGCCCTGCACCGCGCCTTTCATGGGCGCTGCTATCGCGGCTGCCTTCATGACGTCTTCCGCCGCTACGTTCGCGGTCTTGCTTGCACTTGGGTTCGGACTTGCAACGCCCTACGTGCTGCTCGCCCTCATTCCCGGCCTTGTCCATCTTTTGCCGAAGCCAGGTGCCTGGATGGCGATCTTAAAACAAGCGCTTGCATTTCCAATGTATGCGAGCACCGCTTGGCTCGTCTGGGTCATCAGTCAGCAGACTGGCCCTGACGGCGTGATGGCGGCAGCAATGGGACTCGTGCTGATTGGTCTCGCGGCATGGGCGATTGGTGTGACACAAAACCAGCAGAGGCGTGTTCGGGCGTTTGGGCGGGCGAGTGCCGGACTTGCTGTGATTATCGCCTTCGCTTTTCTGAACGATATTGGCATCACTCCACCCTCGCTTGTTGCAACAGCCGGAGATGCGCAACCTTATTCACCTGCAAGTCTCGCAACTTTACGCGAAGAGGGGCGCCCAGTTTTCGTCAATTTGACCGCTGCCTGGTGTGTCACCTGCAAAATCAATGAGCAAATAGCTTTGGCTTCGGACGCGGTTCAAGAAGCATTTGCCACTCGTCATATCGCCTATCTTAAAGGCGATTGGACGCGAGCGGATCCGGCCATCTCCGCCTTGCTGCATCAGCATGGACGGGACGGCGTACCCCTCTATCTGTTTTATCCATCCAATAGACGGGAGCCTATTGTCCTGCCTCAGCTTTTGACAGCCGGTATTGTCCTTGATGAACTCGATCGCGCCGGCAGCTGA
- a CDS encoding DUF6156 family protein: MKNEVSETARFFVSYTGIKLPFNLVNPIAKEALTNRNTYIRAYFNETGALSCFEKIVYGEIELAHRYEYYGNGSLKTAEISTPEEESLFVYFDVTGVRLSEG, encoded by the coding sequence ATGAAGAACGAAGTAAGTGAGACAGCGCGATTTTTTGTGTCTTACACTGGTATAAAATTGCCCTTCAATCTTGTTAATCCGATCGCAAAGGAAGCGCTTACCAACCGCAATACTTATATTCGCGCCTATTTCAACGAGACCGGTGCGCTCTCTTGCTTTGAAAAAATCGTCTATGGCGAGATCGAGCTCGCCCATCGCTATGAATATTACGGCAACGGCTCGCTTAAGACAGCCGAAATTTCCACGCCTGAGGAGGAATCGCTCTTTGTGTATTTTGACGTAACTGGAGTGCGGCTTTCAGAAGGATGA
- a CDS encoding ABC transporter permease yields the protein MGLPPVLVGLVVFLLLSHSGALGFLGILFMPTATIVAQTLLLLPIVAALTPQTVEDFWMEYRDERTAMRVGPLRRVITLLWDAHFSLVTVLLAGFGRATAEVGSLMVCSVICCRSSRRRPAST from the coding sequence ATGGGTCTGCCTCCCGTCCTCGTTGGGCTAGTTGTTTTTCTGTTACTGTCCCACTCTGGAGCATTGGGCTTCCTTGGCATCCTCTTTATGCCGACTGCGACGATCGTCGCACAAACCCTCCTACTCCTGCCGATTGTCGCGGCCCTGACCCCGCAGACCGTCGAAGATTTTTGGATGGAATATCGTGACGAGCGGACGGCGATGCGCGTCGGGCCGCTCCGGCGCGTGATCACACTTCTATGGGACGCCCACTTTAGCCTGGTAACGGTATTGCTGGCGGGCTTTGGCCGCGCGACGGCCGAGGTCGGGTCATTGATGGTCTGTTCGGTTATTTGCTGCCGATCTTCAAGAAGAAGACCAGCATCGACGTGA
- a CDS encoding nitrogen fixation protein NifZ, protein MSNIVRDSDVVEISESPYFSFGEKVKAKRVIRNDGTYAGKEIGEILAKKGEEGYVVSIGTFLQQFYIYGVEFLESGNRVGMKRKELEPVKPHDDGDDLPLPGGVR, encoded by the coding sequence ATGAGCAATATTGTCCGCGATAGCGACGTGGTCGAGATCTCCGAATCACCTTACTTCAGTTTCGGAGAGAAAGTGAAGGCAAAGCGCGTCATCCGTAACGATGGAACCTATGCCGGTAAGGAAATCGGCGAGATCTTGGCGAAGAAAGGGGAGGAAGGCTACGTCGTTAGTATTGGGACCTTTTTGCAACAATTCTACATTTATGGCGTCGAATTTCTTGAAAGCGGCAATCGAGTGGGCATGAAACGCAAGGAGCTTGAACCGGTGAAGCCCCATGACGATGGGGATGATTTGCCATTACCAGGAGGGGTGCGGTGA
- the mobA gene encoding molybdenum cofactor guanylyltransferase MobA yields the protein MNDTCFGVLLAGGLARRMGGGDKALRTIGGTSILGRIIAVTRPQCAGLLLNANGDVARLGGFGLPVAADNVAGFKGPLAGILAGLDWIALHHPGINFAISIPTDTPFLPANLVARLEEERENKHAEIVCARSGGMTHPVIALWPVSIRTDLRHALVDEDLRKTGCFTQRYHVATVDWPIEPYDPFFNANEPADLVRAEAILAQRAEVED from the coding sequence ATGAATGACACTTGCTTTGGCGTGCTGCTCGCGGGCGGCCTGGCCCGGCGGATGGGCGGGGGTGACAAGGCGCTGCGGACGATCGGCGGCACGTCCATTCTTGGGCGCATCATTGCCGTGACGCGGCCGCAATGCGCTGGGCTCCTGTTGAACGCCAATGGCGACGTGGCAAGACTTGGTGGCTTCGGATTGCCGGTCGCCGCCGACAATGTAGCGGGGTTCAAAGGCCCGCTTGCGGGTATACTCGCCGGCCTAGACTGGATCGCCTTGCACCATCCGGGCATAAATTTTGCGATCAGCATTCCAACCGATACGCCTTTTTTGCCCGCCAATCTTGTCGCACGCCTCGAAGAAGAGCGAGAGAATAAACATGCGGAGATCGTTTGCGCTCGCTCTGGCGGAATGACGCATCCGGTCATCGCGCTTTGGCCCGTCAGCATCAGGACGGATCTGCGCCATGCGCTTGTCGACGAGGATCTGCGGAAGACCGGCTGCTTCACTCAGCGGTACCACGTCGCTACTGTTGACTGGCCGATCGAACCCTACGACCCATTCTTCAACGCAAACGAACCGGCCGACTTAGTTCGGGCGGAAGCCATTTTGGCGCAACGTGCCGAGGTCGAGGATTGA